One genomic window of Cellulophaga sp. Hel_I_12 includes the following:
- a CDS encoding sugar isomerase has product MRLDKTHIEDCNKKDLLNHTTDFDFLANSLTKNGSNVDQLVKKLADFQVAIPSWALGAGGTRFGRFGFQGEPSNLEQKIDDIGMIHALTQTAGAVSLHIPWDVPNDYAAIKEKAASHNILFDAVNSNTFQDQKNAKESYKFGSLSNTSKAVRDQAIAHNIDVINIGNKLGSKSLTVWLADGSNFPGQSNFQTVLSHTQGSLKEIYRGLPEDWKLFIEYKPYEPNFYSTVIQDWGTSFMLANECGDKAYTLVDLGHHLPNTNIEQIVATLMLKGKLGGFHFNDSKYGDDDVTVGSIKPYALFLIFNALVYGMENNPQNPYPAWMIDASHNIKDPLEDIMQSLEAIQEAYAKALLVDQKALKEAQENHDVVKCQELIQNAYRTDVRPLLAKARLVRGGALNPIEAYRTLQIRKKLIDERGANSVASGL; this is encoded by the coding sequence ATGCGTTTAGACAAAACACACATAGAAGATTGCAATAAAAAAGACCTATTAAATCATACGACTGATTTTGATTTCCTTGCTAACAGTTTAACAAAAAATGGATCAAATGTTGATCAGTTAGTAAAAAAATTAGCTGATTTTCAAGTAGCCATTCCTAGTTGGGCTCTAGGCGCTGGTGGAACACGTTTTGGACGTTTTGGCTTCCAAGGAGAACCATCAAACTTAGAGCAAAAAATAGATGATATTGGGATGATTCATGCCCTTACGCAAACAGCAGGAGCCGTATCGCTGCATATTCCTTGGGATGTTCCTAATGATTATGCTGCAATTAAAGAAAAAGCGGCTTCCCACAATATTTTATTTGATGCTGTAAATTCTAATACTTTTCAAGATCAAAAAAATGCCAAAGAGAGCTATAAATTTGGCTCTTTAAGCAATACAAGTAAGGCCGTTCGCGATCAAGCCATTGCTCATAATATTGATGTAATCAATATTGGCAACAAACTAGGTTCAAAAAGTTTAACGGTATGGTTAGCTGATGGTTCTAATTTTCCAGGCCAAAGTAATTTTCAAACCGTACTAAGTCATACACAAGGTAGTTTAAAGGAAATTTATAGAGGATTACCGGAGGATTGGAAGCTATTTATTGAATATAAACCTTATGAACCTAATTTCTATAGTACTGTTATTCAAGATTGGGGAACTTCATTCATGTTGGCTAACGAATGTGGCGATAAAGCCTATACCTTAGTTGATTTAGGACATCATTTACCAAATACGAATATTGAACAAATTGTAGCCACGTTAATGTTAAAAGGGAAACTAGGTGGTTTTCATTTTAATGATAGTAAATATGGTGATGACGATGTTACCGTTGGAAGTATAAAACCTTATGCCTTGTTTTTAATATTTAATGCCTTGGTTTACGGGATGGAAAATAATCCACAGAATCCGTATCCTGCCTGGATGATCGATGCTAGTCATAATATAAAAGATCCTTTAGAAGATATTATGCAATCTTTAGAAGCGATTCAAGAAGCCTATGCAAAAGCGCTGTTAGTAGACCAAAAAGCATTAAAAGAAGCGCAAGAAAATCATGATGTAGTGAAATGTCAAGAGCTAATTCAAAATGCGTACAGAACAGATGTTCGCCCTTTATTAGCTAAAGCTCGTTTAGTACGTGGAGGTGCATTGAACCCAATAGAAGCGTATAGAACACTCCAAATACGGAAAAAATTGATTGATGAAAGAGGTGCAAATTCAGTAGCATCGGGATTATAA
- a CDS encoding FGGY-family carbohydrate kinase has protein sequence MKKVTAVFDIGKTNKKFFLFDADFQEIYREYTRFELIEDEDGYPTEDLASLQIWLKEVFDRILHAEEYNIIAINFSTYGASFVHLDENGEVVTPLYNYTKTLDQSLITEFYDTYGPEIEFSTATGSSNSGMLNSGMQLYWLKHTQPKVYQKIALSLHLPQYISYIFTGIPLSEYTSIGCHTGLWDYSKKDYHSWVYQEGIHTKLPPIVSTETSINMNYNGKRIKIGVGIHDSSAALLPYVRSVKEKFILVSTGTWSIALNPFSEQLLSNEDIEKNCINYMRINGKPVKSSRLFLGNEYSLQVKELSDKFEVDKDYHKTVMFNYDTFFDIIKDFNYSFKWKSIVHENMPKETTVSYDKFEHAYHHLMIELVLLQVESIKIATGDDTIEKLFIDGGFSDNDVYIKLVSHYLRNMVLRTTDSSLGSAMGAAIAISDTKLNSKFLKKNYSLKKHIPFISK, from the coding sequence ATGAAGAAGGTAACTGCTGTATTTGATATTGGAAAAACAAATAAGAAATTTTTTCTTTTTGATGCTGATTTTCAAGAAATTTATAGAGAATATACAAGGTTTGAGCTGATTGAAGATGAAGACGGTTATCCAACAGAAGACTTAGCCTCTTTACAAATTTGGTTAAAAGAAGTTTTTGATAGAATTCTACATGCAGAAGAATATAATATTATAGCTATTAATTTTTCAACGTATGGAGCCAGTTTTGTTCATTTAGACGAAAACGGAGAGGTTGTGACCCCGCTTTATAATTATACAAAAACTTTAGATCAAAGCTTAATTACAGAATTCTATGATACCTATGGGCCAGAAATAGAATTTTCAACAGCAACGGGATCTTCTAATTCAGGAATGCTGAATTCAGGAATGCAACTCTATTGGTTAAAACATACCCAACCTAAAGTCTATCAAAAAATTGCTCTTTCGTTGCACCTTCCACAATATATCAGCTATATATTTACAGGTATCCCTTTAAGTGAATACACCAGTATTGGCTGTCACACAGGTTTATGGGATTATAGCAAAAAAGACTACCATAGTTGGGTGTATCAAGAAGGCATTCATACCAAACTACCCCCTATTGTTTCTACTGAAACCAGTATTAACATGAACTATAACGGCAAACGTATCAAAATAGGTGTTGGCATTCATGATAGTTCTGCCGCTCTTTTACCTTATGTACGAAGTGTAAAAGAAAAATTTATTTTAGTATCAACAGGTACATGGAGTATTGCGCTTAACCCATTTTCAGAACAATTATTATCTAATGAAGATATAGAGAAAAATTGTATTAATTACATGCGTATAAATGGAAAACCTGTTAAATCTAGTCGCTTATTTTTAGGTAATGAATATAGTCTTCAAGTAAAAGAATTGTCAGATAAATTTGAGGTAGATAAAGACTATCATAAAACTGTAATGTTTAATTATGATACTTTTTTTGATATCATAAAAGACTTTAATTACAGTTTTAAATGGAAAAGTATTGTGCATGAAAATATGCCTAAAGAAACTACTGTTTCTTATGATAAATTTGAACATGCCTATCACCATTTAATGATAGAGTTAGTTTTATTACAAGTAGAAAGTATAAAAATCGCAACAGGCGATGATACTATTGAAAAATTATTTATTGATGGTGGTTTCAGTGATAATGATGTGTATATTAAATTAGTATCGCATTATTTACGAAATATGGTCTTGAGAACAACAGACTCCTCTTTAGGTTCAGCTATGGGTGCTGCCATTGCTATATCAGATACCAAGTTAAATTCTAAATTCTTAAAAAAGAATTATTCTTTAAAAAAACATATTCCTTTTATATCAAAATAA
- a CDS encoding alpha-hydroxy acid oxidase: MAMKFNSDYPSMDDLRNKAMKRIPKFAFEYLDGGCNEDVSIVRNTADIREVQLQPRYLRNEGISSTKTKVLGMEFDAPFGIAPVGLQGLMWPNSPQILAKAAHQHNIPFILSTVTTMDIETASELTEGNAWFQLYNPAEDSLRDDIINRAEAAGCPVLVLLCDVPTFGYRPRDIRNGLALPPKMSITNILQILGKPTWAYNTLKYGQPTFETLKPYTPEGLNLKQLGQFMDRTFSGRLNEERIKPIRDKWKGKLVLKGVASEQDTQDAIRLGFDGIIVSNHGGRQLDAAESSINSLQEITKKYSDQIEIMMDSGLRSGPDIARAIASGAKFTFMGRSFLYGCGALGNQGGDHTISILKTQFKQVMDQLCCEKVEDLPKHLITN, encoded by the coding sequence ATGGCTATGAAATTTAATTCTGATTACCCGTCTATGGACGATTTACGAAACAAAGCCATGAAGCGTATTCCAAAATTTGCTTTTGAATACTTAGATGGTGGTTGTAATGAAGATGTAAGTATTGTTAGAAATACTGCCGACATAAGAGAAGTACAATTACAACCCAGATACCTTAGAAATGAAGGTATAAGTTCTACAAAAACAAAAGTATTAGGAATGGAGTTTGACGCTCCTTTCGGAATAGCTCCAGTAGGCTTGCAAGGTTTAATGTGGCCTAATTCCCCACAGATTTTAGCAAAAGCGGCTCACCAACATAACATTCCTTTTATTCTGAGTACGGTAACCACTATGGATATTGAAACTGCAAGTGAACTTACCGAAGGTAACGCTTGGTTTCAGTTATACAACCCTGCAGAGGATAGTCTAAGAGATGATATTATCAATAGAGCCGAAGCTGCTGGTTGTCCCGTTTTAGTATTATTGTGTGATGTACCCACTTTTGGATATCGGCCAAGAGATATCCGTAACGGATTGGCTTTACCACCCAAAATGTCGATTACCAATATTTTACAAATATTAGGAAAACCGACTTGGGCTTATAACACCTTAAAATACGGTCAACCCACTTTTGAAACTTTAAAACCTTATACACCAGAAGGTTTAAACTTAAAGCAGTTAGGGCAGTTTATGGATAGAACCTTTTCAGGACGATTAAATGAAGAGCGTATAAAGCCAATTCGTGATAAATGGAAAGGAAAGCTAGTGTTAAAAGGTGTTGCTTCTGAACAAGACACACAAGACGCTATTCGTTTGGGTTTTGATGGCATTATTGTTTCTAATCATGGTGGTAGACAGCTTGATGCTGCAGAATCTTCTATTAACTCTTTACAAGAAATCACTAAAAAATATAGCGATCAAATTGAAATAATGATGGATAGCGGTTTACGCTCTGGTCCTGATATTGCCAGAGCTATCGCATCTGGTGCCAAGTTTACCTTTATGGGAAGATCATTCCTTTATGGTTGTGGTGCTTTAGGAAATCAAGGAGGAGACCATACCATATCAATCCTTAAAACACAATTTAAGCAGGTCATGGACCAATTATGCTGTGAAAAAGTAGAAGATTTACCAAAACATTTAATCACCAATTAA
- a CDS encoding cytosine permease, protein MSQFNIEEEVIERIVGGEFEREPIPPSKLKGWQSFLGMYAGEHAAGTEFMIGPLFLTAGVSAFDLIIGLLLGNLLAVLSWRFLTAEIAVKNRLTLYYQLEKICGKKLVTGYNLANGILFCFLAGSMITVSATAVGIPFDMEMPKLTDTMPNGATWIIIVIAIGAVISLIASKGYDTVSKAANWMSPIIVIAFIACGIVALSQLGVTNFTDFWNIWGEGSEPFPGQIKYTFWHVVIWSWFANAAMHVGMSDLSVFRFSKKASAGWTTAAGMYVGHYMAWIAAALLYAVYLKSPEAMAFLNNGEAPPVAPGPLAHNAIGIFGIIAVVLAGWTTANPTIYRAGLAFQAIIPKVSTFWVTIIAGTIATIAGLFPAFAMKLLGFVALYGFILAPFGAIIVFEHFFYKKAGIIKTYAEKANISFNSSVFWAWAISFSIFYFISIQFNVFLSFVTLPAWLLCGILFIVFSRYSQKKINT, encoded by the coding sequence ATGAGCCAATTCAATATAGAAGAAGAAGTTATCGAGCGTATCGTAGGTGGCGAATTCGAAAGAGAGCCAATTCCCCCATCGAAATTAAAAGGATGGCAAAGTTTTTTAGGGATGTATGCCGGAGAACACGCCGCGGGAACTGAATTTATGATTGGCCCTTTGTTTTTAACTGCTGGGGTAAGTGCTTTTGACCTTATAATTGGTTTATTACTAGGGAATCTTTTAGCAGTATTAAGCTGGCGCTTTTTAACAGCAGAAATTGCGGTAAAAAACAGGTTAACATTATACTACCAGTTAGAAAAAATTTGTGGTAAAAAATTGGTTACTGGCTATAACCTTGCTAACGGAATTTTATTTTGCTTTTTAGCAGGTTCTATGATTACGGTTTCTGCTACGGCGGTGGGTATTCCTTTTGATATGGAGATGCCAAAACTAACCGATACCATGCCTAATGGTGCTACATGGATTATTATTGTGATCGCTATTGGAGCAGTAATTTCATTAATTGCCTCCAAGGGGTATGATACTGTTTCTAAGGCAGCTAACTGGATGTCTCCTATTATTGTTATTGCATTTATAGCTTGTGGCATTGTTGCTTTAAGTCAATTAGGCGTAACTAATTTTACTGATTTTTGGAATATCTGGGGAGAAGGTTCAGAACCTTTTCCTGGTCAAATAAAATACACCTTTTGGCACGTAGTGATTTGGTCTTGGTTTGCCAATGCTGCTATGCATGTAGGAATGTCTGATTTATCCGTATTTCGTTTTTCCAAAAAGGCTAGTGCCGGGTGGACAACCGCGGCAGGAATGTATGTAGGGCATTATATGGCTTGGATTGCTGCTGCATTATTATATGCGGTATACCTAAAGTCACCTGAGGCTATGGCTTTTTTAAATAATGGGGAAGCACCTCCAGTAGCACCAGGACCGCTTGCGCACAACGCTATTGGTATTTTTGGAATTATTGCCGTTGTTTTAGCAGGTTGGACAACAGCAAACCCAACCATTTATAGAGCCGGCTTAGCTTTCCAAGCGATTATTCCTAAAGTATCGACTTTTTGGGTTACGATTATTGCAGGTACTATTGCTACTATTGCAGGTTTATTTCCTGCCTTTGCTATGAAATTATTAGGTTTTGTAGCGTTATATGGATTTATTCTAGCCCCTTTTGGTGCTATTATCGTATTTGAACATTTCTTTTATAAAAAAGCAGGGATTATTAAAACCTATGCTGAGAAAGCAAACATAAGTTTTAATAGTTCTGTATTTTGGGCTTGGGCAATTAGCTTCAGTATATTCTACTTTATATCAATCCAGTTTAATGTTTTCTTATCGTTTGTAACGCTTCCAGCTTGGTTGTTGTGTGGTATTCTATTTATAGTGTTTAGTCGATATTCTCAAAAAAAAATTAATACATAA
- a CDS encoding formylglycine-generating enzyme family protein translates to MENFRFQFITFLLISMVFACNNKSTKNNKKQTFSISSKASITNSTTLDSLINHPPDGMVWIKGGTFLQGAVPQDKMAMDHEKPQHSVAVDGFFMDISEVTNSEFSKFVLETGYVTVAERPIDWEEMKKQLPQDTPKPNDSILQPGSLLFKKAKATVPNLYDFSQWWAWSIGVNWRHPLGPKSNLEGRENYPVVHVAFEDTKAYCKWANRRLPTEAEWEYAARGNKTNATYFWGDDLSQLSKMANTWEGEFPVMNTLKDGFERMAPVKSYPPNTFGLYDMTGNVWEFTTDWYNTRYYKEITALHKTIKNPKGAERAYDPNNSYLQQRVIKGGSFLCSDVYCASYRVSSRMGNSVDSSAEHLGFRTVATPNMLLKK, encoded by the coding sequence ATGGAAAATTTCAGATTCCAATTTATAACATTTCTTCTTATTTCTATGGTGTTTGCTTGTAATAATAAATCTACAAAAAACAATAAAAAGCAAACTTTCAGTATTTCTTCGAAAGCTTCAATTACTAATTCAACAACCTTAGACAGCTTAATTAATCATCCACCAGATGGTATGGTCTGGATTAAAGGAGGAACTTTTTTGCAAGGAGCTGTACCTCAAGATAAGATGGCAATGGATCATGAAAAACCGCAACATTCTGTTGCAGTTGATGGATTCTTTATGGATATATCAGAGGTTACAAACTCGGAATTTTCAAAATTTGTTTTGGAAACAGGTTATGTTACAGTAGCCGAAAGGCCAATTGATTGGGAAGAAATGAAGAAACAATTACCGCAAGACACACCTAAACCTAATGATTCAATTCTACAACCAGGATCATTACTTTTCAAAAAAGCAAAAGCAACAGTTCCAAATTTATATGACTTTTCACAATGGTGGGCATGGTCAATAGGTGTTAATTGGCGGCATCCTTTAGGTCCAAAAAGTAATTTAGAAGGGAGGGAGAATTATCCCGTTGTTCATGTTGCATTTGAAGATACCAAAGCTTATTGTAAATGGGCCAATCGACGATTACCAACAGAGGCCGAATGGGAATATGCCGCTAGAGGAAATAAAACGAATGCAACCTATTTTTGGGGGGACGATCTATCTCAATTATCAAAAATGGCGAATACTTGGGAAGGGGAATTCCCAGTGATGAATACATTAAAAGATGGTTTTGAAAGAATGGCACCTGTAAAATCATATCCGCCTAATACTTTTGGTTTGTATGATATGACGGGAAATGTATGGGAGTTCACAACAGATTGGTATAATACTAGGTACTATAAAGAAATTACGGCATTGCATAAAACAATTAAAAACCCTAAAGGAGCAGAAAGAGCTTATGACCCAAACAACTCATATTTACAGCAAAGAGTAATAAAAGGAGGTTCTTTTTTATGTAGTGATGTGTACTGTGCTAGTTATAGAGTTTCATCAAGAATGGGAAATAGTGTAGATTCTTCGGCAGAACATTTAGGTTTTAGAACGGTAGCAACTCCTAACATGTTGTTAAAAAAATAA
- a CDS encoding single-stranded DNA-binding protein — MKSIKNLVQLIGNVGQEPTITNLANNKKVARFSIATNESYKNSKGEKVQNTDWHTVVAWGKTAEIIEKFVSKGKELGVTGKLRTRNYTTEDGSERYVTEVEAKEILLLGRKNDK, encoded by the coding sequence ATGAAAAGTATCAAAAATCTTGTACAGTTAATTGGAAATGTTGGACAAGAGCCAACCATTACAAACCTTGCCAACAACAAAAAAGTAGCTCGGTTTTCTATCGCTACAAACGAAAGCTATAAAAATAGCAAAGGCGAAAAAGTTCAGAATACAGATTGGCATACGGTTGTAGCTTGGGGTAAGACTGCCGAAATCATCGAAAAATTTGTGAGTAAAGGAAAGGAGTTAGGAGTAACTGGAAAACTCAGAACTCGAAACTACACTACCGAAGATGGTAGCGAGCGTTATGTGACCGAAGTAGAAGCAAAAGAAATTCTATTGCTAGGAAGAAAAAACGATAAGTAA